The Bacteroidales bacterium sequence AGTAATGGAATTGGCAAGGATCATACGTCCCATTTTTGACCTGAGCCGGGTTTTTACTTCTACAATACCCGGGTTGATAGGTAGGGAAGGAGTTATCACCCTGCGTGCCACATCAAGGTTCGATTTAATCAGTTCATAAAGAAATACAATAATATATATGAATGTGTAAAGCAATGCGGCGGGAGTTAGCTTAATTTCGGAAAATACATCGCATCTGGCACAGAATATAAGGGAAACTCCCAATGAAAGCAATGCACCTATACCCAAAATCATGGGATCCAGTGTATTATTCAATAATATCCAGAAAATGAATGCGATTATAAAAGAAACGAAGATGTTTTTTAGCTTCATGCTTAACAATTTACACCTCTATATATCTAAAAAAATTCATATAACAAAATTATGATTAAGATGCATATCAACGACATTCTGGTATATTTTCTACACCATAAAACCAGTTGTTCAACTTACAATATATAGTAGATATAGATTTATAATTTTATTGATATATGTTAAAAAAATAAATATATCTTTGCCCCGATTTTTGACACGAACCCTTGTTATATGGCTGAAGCACAAACATTATGTCCCGATTGCCAATACAAATCAGCTTGTTTTGAACAGTTGAATGTTGAGGAGTTACGTTTTGCCGATAAGAGCAAGGTTCAGATTCGCTATAAAAAGGGAGAGACAATCATCAAACAGGGATCTTTCGTGACTCATGTCCTATATGTCAAACAAGGTCTGGTAAAAATTTACAAGGAGCATAGCAGGGAAGCCAATCTCATCTATGATATCTTGCCATCCGGAAGCCTGGTTGGGCTATCCAATCTTTATTACAGTGAGACATTTCAGTTTTCCGCAGCAGCCTTAACTGAAAGTGCCATCTGTTCAATTGACCGGGAAGTTTTAGAAAAACTGGTTACGGATAATGGTGCTTTTGCACGGTCTGTTATGGAATCCATAAACACTGAGTTACAACACTTGCGAAACAAGATGGTGAGCCTGACCCATAAACAGACGAAAGGTAAACTGGCTGATTCTTTATTATATCTGGCAAAGGAGGTGTTTTCATCCAATACCTTTTCCGGCAAACTCTCCCGTAATGATCTGGCAGAGTTTTCGGGGATGTCTATGATGAGTGTTGTCCGAACCCTTCAGGAGTTCATTAAACGGGGATACCTGGAGGAGCGTGAAGGAAAGATAAATATCCTGGATATGGAAGCTCTGGAACAAATTAG is a genomic window containing:
- a CDS encoding Na+/H+ antiporter subunit E, producing the protein MKLKNIFVSFIIAFIFWILLNNTLDPMILGIGALLSLGVSLIFCARCDVFSEIKLTPAALLYTFIYIIVFLYELIKSNLDVARRVITPSLPINPGIVEVKTRLRSKMGRMILANSITLTPGTLTIDIVEDTLYIHWIDVQTRDTREATEKIVRKFEKYLEKIYG
- a CDS encoding Crp/Fnr family transcriptional regulator, with protein sequence MAEAQTLCPDCQYKSACFEQLNVEELRFADKSKVQIRYKKGETIIKQGSFVTHVLYVKQGLVKIYKEHSREANLIYDILPSGSLVGLSNLYYSETFQFSAAALTESAICSIDREVLEKLVTDNGAFARSVMESINTELQHLRNKMVSLTHKQTKGKLADSLLYLAKEVFSSNTFSGKLSRNDLAEFSGMSMMSVVRTLQEFIKRGYLEEREGKINILDMEALEQISQETF